In Burkholderia contaminans, the following proteins share a genomic window:
- a CDS encoding HPr family phosphocarrier protein codes for MLQQETTIVNKLGLHARASAKLTQLAGNFQSEVWMTRNGRKINAKSIMGVMMLAAGIGSTVTIETEGPDEREAMDALLKLIADKFGEGQ; via the coding sequence ATGCTTCAACAAGAAACCACCATCGTCAATAAATTGGGGCTCCATGCGCGCGCATCGGCCAAGCTTACGCAACTGGCCGGCAACTTCCAGTCGGAAGTCTGGATGACACGCAACGGGCGCAAGATCAATGCGAAGAGCATCATGGGCGTGATGATGCTGGCGGCCGGCATCGGCAGCACCGTGACGATCGAGACCGAAGGGCCCGACGAGCGGGAAGCGATGGACGCGCTACTGAAGCTGATCGCCGACAAGTTCGGCGAAGGCCAGTGA